The following proteins come from a genomic window of Nautilia profundicola AmH:
- a CDS encoding DUF1931 family protein codes for MARVVGFKKIEAVFKKAASLELDKSKADRIIDIVEKKFHDLLLVAVEKTGYNGRDVIQPADMPLTRGFEESIREFKKLEEEVDLKDVLLYLEQIPPLKYPISKELEEVLPEYIGALMLIVARVLKQIGAHKKPSVEDIEKAERILDLTL; via the coding sequence ATGGCAAGAGTAGTAGGATTTAAAAAAATTGAAGCAGTTTTCAAAAAAGCGGCAAGTTTAGAGCTTGATAAATCTAAAGCTGACAGAATAATCGATATAGTTGAAAAAAAATTCCATGATTTATTATTGGTTGCTGTTGAAAAAACAGGATACAACGGAAGAGATGTGATTCAACCGGCGGACATGCCTTTAACAAGAGGTTTTGAAGAAAGTATCAGAGAATTTAAAAAACTTGAAGAAGAAGTGGATCTTAAAGACGTTCTATTATATTTAGAACAAATTCCACCGTTAAAATACCCTATTTCAAAAGAACTTGAAGAAGTTTTACCTGAATATATCGGTGCGTTAATGTTAATAGTTGCGAGAGTTCTTAAACAAATCGGAGCACATAAAAAACCAAGTGTTGAAGATATCGAAAAAGCAGAAAGAATTTTAGACCTGACTTTATAA
- the nspC gene encoding carboxynorspermidine decarboxylase gives MNINTPAYVIEEKLLEKNLKVLDRVQKEADAKILVALKGYATWSTFDLLEKYLSGATASGLWEAKLANMKPWEVHTYCPAFKDSEIDEVADISHTVVFNSFNQLERFENRVKDKSLIGLRVNPGVSSSPVPLYDPCAPFSRLGIPKVNFKADKLKNVSGLHFHALCEQLDDALERTLEGFEKLYGEYLKDMEWVNFGGGHHITREGYDVEHLIEMIKAFRSRYPNIKDVYLEPGEAVGLNAGYLVAEVLDIIDNGMKIAILDTSAEAHMPDVLAMPYRPVVRGAGEPNEKKYTYRLGGVTCLAGDVIGDYSFDKPLEIGDKVIFEDMAIYTMVKNTAFNGIKLPDIIIKRKDGSIYKAREFHYEDFKNRLS, from the coding sequence ATGAATATTAATACTCCTGCTTATGTTATAGAAGAAAAACTCCTTGAAAAAAATCTGAAAGTCTTAGACAGAGTTCAAAAAGAAGCGGATGCTAAAATTCTTGTAGCTCTTAAAGGATATGCAACATGGTCAACGTTTGATCTGCTTGAGAAATATTTAAGCGGGGCAACTGCCAGCGGTCTTTGGGAAGCAAAATTAGCAAATATGAAACCGTGGGAAGTTCATACTTACTGCCCTGCTTTTAAAGATAGCGAAATAGATGAAGTTGCAGATATATCGCATACAGTGGTGTTTAATAGCTTCAATCAGCTTGAAAGATTCGAAAATAGGGTAAAAGACAAATCACTTATCGGGCTTAGGGTGAATCCCGGAGTGTCAAGTTCTCCTGTACCTTTATATGATCCATGTGCACCATTTAGCCGTCTTGGGATCCCAAAGGTTAATTTCAAGGCAGATAAACTTAAAAACGTAAGCGGTCTGCATTTTCACGCTCTGTGTGAACAGCTTGATGATGCGCTTGAGAGAACGCTTGAAGGATTTGAAAAACTTTACGGTGAATATCTTAAAGATATGGAGTGGGTGAATTTCGGTGGAGGCCATCATATTACAAGAGAAGGGTATGATGTCGAACATTTAATTGAAATGATTAAAGCGTTTAGAAGCAGATATCCGAATATAAAAGATGTGTATCTTGAACCAGGTGAAGCAGTAGGACTAAATGCAGGATATTTGGTCGCCGAAGTGCTTGATATAATTGACAACGGTATGAAAATAGCTATACTTGATACATCTGCCGAAGCTCATATGCCCGATGTCCTTGCAATGCCATATAGACCCGTGGTAAGAGGAGCAGGAGAACCAAATGAGAAAAAATACACCTACAGACTTGGGGGTGTTACCTGTCTTGCCGGAGACGTTATAGGAGATTACAGTTTTGATAAGCCTCTTGAAATAGGAGACAAGGTTATATTTGAGGATATGGCTATTTATACGATGGTTAAAAATACAGCATTTAACGGAATCAAACTTCCGGATATAATCATAAAAAGAAAAGACGGATCAATTTATAAGGCAAGAGAGTTTCATTATGAGGATTTTAAAAATCGCTTAAGTTAA
- a CDS encoding EAL domain-containing protein, which translates to MKFLLNKRIVAFIITLQEAFVAVIPFIIFTAFLMLFYIFINYFNISFIPKDLLDKFTKTVTSFTSLIATVSIAFFVAKRIKVSEIIAIILSIVTFLSITVYENPKFPLILPYGFTTATIFAPIVSTYFLKILYPKFSLHINLTDGNYHIYRFFNYIFVFFAAYIATMVLYISVDAIMDIIIDKYNPLVINLPNIIILAIRDFLVQLFWFIGIHGEHMVNALFGKEILFRQMFPNLTYGEFHRIFINIGGAGVGLSLLIALLIHAKDNTVKTLSKIAAPFVIFNINDIIIFLIVVFNRFLFLPFVFLPLLNLILAYIFINIVPLSFSTYHVIWSTPVFIDGFLKTNSFIVPAFQLSLIVIDTIIYSHFIKKYFEIQSLENKKYILQNNLEIKDEIRAKKDIKAFLANQELIEANTKLNELINDLNQNNLLIYYQPKIDLKYNKAQKFEALIRYNDNGQIKGPFFLDIIEKSGLAPIIDIWVCQQVKEDLQTWQLQNFFPQISINLHPDTLKSSDAMDKIIEMFKDENVVFEVIERSFVDSNAKENINKLIQHKYLISIDDFGVGYSSLETLIKNKFDELKLDKTLIDEIETKKGFLVCQNTVNLCKDLNIKVVAEGVETKAQLNSLRFMDVDYIQGYYFSPALPFEKVKEFSENFNLSDF; encoded by the coding sequence TTGAAATTTCTTTTAAATAAAAGAATTGTAGCGTTTATAATTACTTTACAAGAAGCATTTGTCGCTGTTATTCCTTTTATTATTTTTACAGCATTTTTAATGCTGTTTTATATCTTTATAAATTATTTTAATATAAGTTTTATACCTAAAGACCTTTTGGACAAATTTACAAAAACTGTAACATCTTTCACTTCTTTAATAGCAACTGTTTCCATTGCTTTTTTTGTTGCAAAAAGAATAAAAGTTTCAGAAATTATCGCTATTATTTTATCAATCGTTACATTTTTATCTATTACGGTATATGAAAATCCGAAATTTCCATTAATACTGCCTTATGGATTTACCACGGCTACAATTTTTGCACCGATAGTAAGTACCTATTTCCTAAAAATTTTATATCCGAAATTTTCATTGCATATTAATTTAACGGACGGTAATTATCATATATACAGATTTTTCAATTATATTTTTGTATTTTTTGCAGCTTATATCGCCACAATGGTGCTTTATATTTCCGTTGACGCTATTATGGACATAATTATAGATAAATACAATCCGCTGGTTATAAATCTTCCTAATATTATTATTTTGGCAATAAGGGATTTTTTGGTTCAACTGTTTTGGTTTATTGGAATACATGGTGAACATATGGTAAACGCTCTTTTCGGAAAAGAGATATTATTCAGACAGATGTTTCCTAATTTAACATACGGAGAATTTCATAGAATTTTTATAAATATAGGTGGTGCCGGTGTAGGGTTAAGCTTGTTGATAGCCCTTTTAATACATGCAAAAGACAACACCGTAAAAACATTATCAAAAATTGCTGCTCCGTTTGTTATTTTCAATATTAACGATATTATTATTTTCTTAATTGTAGTATTTAACAGATTTTTATTTTTGCCTTTTGTGTTTTTACCTTTGTTGAATCTTATTCTTGCTTATATTTTTATCAATATCGTTCCTTTAAGTTTTTCAACTTATCATGTAATTTGGTCAACTCCGGTATTTATTGACGGCTTTTTAAAAACCAATTCTTTTATCGTTCCGGCTTTTCAATTATCTCTTATAGTAATTGACACGATAATTTATTCTCATTTTATTAAAAAATATTTTGAAATACAGTCCCTTGAAAACAAAAAATATATTCTTCAAAACAATCTGGAAATAAAAGACGAAATAAGAGCAAAAAAAGATATTAAAGCTTTTTTAGCCAATCAGGAATTAATAGAAGCAAATACAAAATTGAATGAATTAATTAACGATTTAAATCAGAACAATCTGCTTATATATTATCAGCCAAAAATAGACCTGAAATACAATAAAGCTCAAAAATTTGAGGCCCTAATAAGATATAACGATAATGGGCAAATAAAAGGTCCTTTTTTCTTAGATATTATTGAAAAATCCGGACTTGCACCTATTATAGATATATGGGTATGCCAACAAGTAAAAGAAGATTTGCAAACATGGCAACTCCAAAACTTTTTCCCACAAATAAGTATAAATCTTCATCCTGATACATTAAAAAGTAGTGATGCAATGGACAAAATAATTGAAATGTTTAAAGACGAAAACGTTGTTTTTGAAGTTATAGAAAGAAGTTTTGTTGATAGTAACGCAAAAGAAAACATTAACAAATTAATACAACACAAATATTTGATTTCTATTGATGATTTTGGTGTAGGGTATTCATCGTTAGAGACATTAATCAAAAATAAATTTGATGAACTCAAACTTGACAAAACACTTATAGATGAAATAGAAACCAAAAAGGGATTTTTAGTTTGTCAAAATACTGTTAATCTATGTAAAGACTTAAATATTAAAGTTGTTGCTGAAGGTGTTGAAACAAAAGCCCAACTTAACAGTTTAAGATTTATGGATGTAGATTATATTCAGGGATACTATTTTTCACCTGCTTTACCGTTTGAAAAAGTAAAAGAGTTCAGTGAGAACTTTAACTTAAGCGATTTTTAA